The following are from one region of the Carnobacterium gallinarum DSM 4847 genome:
- a CDS encoding PTS sugar transporter subunit IIB: protein MKNILLVCNQGMSTSFLVEKMKVAATESAIEAKIWAVSDAELHENWEQADVILLGPQVGYLKANTENVTNHSKPVEVIDFVDYGRVNGKAVLDKAMSL from the coding sequence ATGAAAAATATTTTATTAGTGTGTAATCAAGGAATGTCGACTAGTTTTTTAGTAGAAAAAATGAAAGTAGCTGCAACAGAATCAGCTATAGAAGCTAAGATTTGGGCAGTTTCAGATGCTGAGTTACATGAGAATTGGGAACAGGCTGATGTTATTTTGTTAGGCCCACAAGTTGGTTATTTAAAAGCCAATACAGAAAATGTAACCAACCACTCTAAACCAGTTGAAGTAATTGATTTTGTTGATTATGGTCGAGTAAATGGCAAAGCTGTATTAGACAAAGCGATGAGTTTATAA
- a CDS encoding PTS lactose/cellobiose transporter subunit IIA, which produces MDGIELIAFQIISNVGTAKSNFIEALELAKQKDFEGSDALIKEGEKYLIEGHKIHSKIVQNEAQGNKTEFSILLMHAEDQFMSSETLKLVIVELIQMRKEYQAG; this is translated from the coding sequence ATGGATGGAATTGAATTGATTGCTTTTCAGATTATTAGTAATGTTGGAACTGCAAAATCCAACTTTATAGAAGCGTTAGAATTGGCGAAGCAGAAAGATTTTGAGGGTTCAGATGCTTTAATTAAAGAAGGTGAAAAGTATTTAATTGAAGGTCATAAGATTCATAGCAAAATTGTTCAAAATGAAGCCCAAGGCAATAAAACGGAATTCTCTATTTTATTGATGCATGCAGAAGATCAATTTATGAGTTCAGAGACGTTAAAATTAGTCATTGTGGAACTAATTCAAATGCGTAAGGAATATCAAGCAGGTTAA
- a CDS encoding SRPBCC family protein, which yields MGNPIYENELEMAASIGVIREYLRDPKKIPEWNSGVTHVIKVSGTTMEYTLIRVYQSKRVKEHLTISYLNKDVINFKVGGGKIDYQMKFSLTKLAENRTLIRESIYILETNDRIVNDFSEVIKPFMRAAFKDNLSDLKAYFAKEKIE from the coding sequence ATGGGGAATCCAATTTATGAAAATGAATTAGAAATGGCAGCATCAATTGGTGTGATTCGTGAGTATCTTCGAGATCCAAAGAAAATTCCAGAGTGGAATAGTGGCGTTACCCATGTAATCAAAGTTTCTGGTACAACGATGGAATACACCTTGATTCGAGTTTATCAGTCTAAAAGAGTAAAAGAACATCTAACCATTAGCTATCTAAATAAGGATGTGATTAATTTCAAAGTAGGTGGTGGCAAGATTGACTATCAAATGAAATTTTCTTTAACGAAACTAGCAGAGAATCGCACACTGATTCGGGAGAGTATCTATATCTTGGAAACCAATGATCGAATTGTAAATGATTTTTCGGAAGTCATTAAACCATTTATGAGAGCAGCGTTTAAAGATAATTTATCTGATTTAAAGGCTTATTTTGCCAAAGAAAAAATTGAGTGA
- a CDS encoding helix-turn-helix domain-containing protein, with amino-acid sequence MIVRKRLKEVNIVLQLNSKTFNPEILYIFDCHNTGPSEGQHHHHDFLEMSIIMDGSVEYMIEDETIYLEKETVLLFNPGVYHHERYTADMDSTQIHIGFRNFMLQGFPRDHFPFNTSILDLQDFHAEFFAVCREILVEKAKGKAGYDLMLKTLVMKLIIYILRDARSNQLESNALKLSYEEQEKQTIVNDIIHYLEKHHTEEVSLSTLSQTLYISPTYISRVFKEETGESPINYLIKLRLTRAKELMENETDITVKEAANLVGYNDAYYFSKLFKKYYGKPPSAFLRRSS; translated from the coding sequence ATGATAGTAAGAAAGCGCTTGAAAGAGGTGAATATTGTGCTACAACTAAATTCAAAAACATTTAACCCTGAGATTTTGTATATTTTTGATTGCCACAACACGGGACCATCAGAAGGTCAACATCACCATCATGACTTTTTAGAAATGTCGATTATTATGGATGGTTCGGTAGAATACATGATTGAAGACGAAACCATCTATTTAGAAAAGGAAACGGTTCTATTATTTAATCCTGGTGTCTACCATCATGAACGATACACCGCAGATATGGATAGCACACAAATTCATATTGGATTCCGGAATTTTATGTTACAAGGATTCCCAAGAGATCATTTTCCTTTTAACACGTCAATATTGGATTTACAAGATTTTCATGCTGAATTTTTTGCAGTTTGTCGAGAAATTTTGGTAGAGAAAGCTAAAGGAAAAGCTGGCTATGACTTGATGTTAAAAACTTTAGTGATGAAATTAATTATTTATATTTTACGAGATGCTCGCTCCAACCAACTAGAAAGCAACGCATTAAAATTATCTTATGAAGAACAAGAAAAACAAACTATTGTAAACGATATTATTCATTATTTAGAAAAACATCATACTGAGGAAGTCAGTCTTTCAACCTTATCTCAAACCCTCTACATTAGCCCAACATATATTTCTCGTGTATTTAAAGAAGAAACCGGTGAATCTCCAATCAATTATCTAATTAAATTACGTTTAACTCGTGCCAAAGAGTTAATGGAAAATGAAACCGATATCACGGTTAAAGAAGCCGCAAACTTAGTAGGCTACAATGATGCCTATTATTTTAGCAAACTCTTTAAAAAATATTATGGAAAGCCACCATCGGCTTTTTTAAGACGCAGTAGTTAG